The genomic stretch CGTCCGATCCAAATATATTCATAAAGCATTTGGTTTAGTTTGGTTCGATTTTTTTGTGAAACCaatcaaactaattaaaatagaaaaaagctCTACATCCATGTAAAAAATACATGGATGTTATCTAAATAATTTTCTCCACATACGCGTTTTCCCATCCCACAGTCGTTTGTTATACATGCGCCTCATATAACATATCGCGTTttcgttcttctttttcttctttgttcgtgttcttcttctttttcttcaaccTAATAAAATTCATCGTTCTCCTTTGTTCGCGTTTTTTTTCTTTACTCGCATTCTTTATTATTGATCTGCATTGAATTCAATGTGATAAGCTCCgtcgttcttcttcttcgttttcttcttcgatctaCACTTCTGAATGGAAATAATGAATGATTCAACTTCAAACCAGTTGAATGAGGTTATTACGTTGAGGCAGTTAGGGAATGATTGCTGCATGCTATCACAATAATCTTAAATATTGAACAAAGTAAAATGAGGCCACCGAACCGAACAACATTCATTTGGTGAACCGAAATCACAAAGTCCACCGAACCGAACAATGTACATGTGGTGAATAAATAGTGATcaactttcaatcaacaagaatagtattttttctcctcttcctcctcctcctccttcttctttcaaattcttcttcttcttcaacctaaTAAAATTCATCGTTTTTCTCTATTCGCGTTTTTCTTCTCTGCTCGCATTCTTCATTATTGATCTGCATTGAATTCAAAGTAATAAGTTCCGtcgtttttcttcttcttcgttttcttcttcgatctaTACTTCTGAATGgaaacaatgaatgattcaacTCAAATCAGTTGAATGAGGTTATTACATTGAGACAGCTAAAGAATGATTGCTACATGCTATCACAATAATCTTAAACATTGAACAGAGTAAAAGGAGACCACCGAACCGAACAATATTCATTTGGTGAACCGAAATCACAAAGGCCAATGTACATGTGGTGAATAAATGGTGATCAACTTTTAATCAACAAGAATAGTATTTTGTATTCAATTTTGTATTCAATTGTAGACACTTCTACGGGAGAAATCACAACTGCAAACGGACGACAATTCAAGTTTGGCATttgaaaaatgatgaaaaagacATTATGAAACTTGATGGGCATGGACAAATTAAAGTCGAGATAATGACGCAAATTTATTGGTACGGTTTCTGGATATAATGGCCCGTAGAGCAACGCTATAAATTGAAAAGGTCTTTGGTGCTAAAAATGTAGAATGTGtgataaatttagaaaaattggtTGAAACTTTAGATAAAAAACTATGAATATGAAGAAATCAAAATTCAGTTGGCAGTTCTGTAcaaatttttgtaattaaaatacaGTGATAAAGTGCCTAATTTATCCAGTGATATACTAGATATTTAATTAGTATATTTAATAAGtaatagttaaaattttaaatatatttattctagaagagattaaaatttattttatttgtgttaaaatttttcttattttttattatatataagttagacttatattattattattattattattattattattattgttgttgttgttgttgttgttgttgttgttgttgttgttgttgttgttgttgtagtaCTGAATccttattagtatttttttatgaaaaaatgttagatattatatatttaaaaagtttgatttttgttattaatgttatatatataaatataattttaatttaataaaattgttcaattaaaacaaattaGCACAAATTAGCCATGAATTGTATGTGAAACACAGAGTGAGTTAACCACGAAAATAGTGTGATTAAATAACCCAATGTTAGTTACGAATGAAGTGTTATAGAATTATACTTTTTCGATTTGATTATTCTTATTTAGTCACAGCATTATGCGTGGACAATGATATATAAATTGTGGCTCTTTGAAGGTCTCCACGATGTTTAAAATTATGGCTAATAACACTAAATTGTGGCAAATTGAAAATGCAACCCCTCGATTAGCCATAAATATTCTTTTGTGGCCAATGTATGGTTGTTACTGTTATCTTAGAGTTTAGCCACGATTTTTTGTGTGGCTAAACCCCTTATTTCTtgtagtgtatatatatatatattctatatatgtttaatttatatttttattattatatatatatatatataaagaaagaaaaagtatgaGGAAACAATAGATTTACTCTACAATGCATACAATGGGggtttaattgaaattaaaaataaattatgggttattaattaattttattatttcttatttgaaatttgaaaataatagaatcactcttaattataaaaacaaatcaaataattaggtTAGTACGAGAATTTCTCTTCCCACGCCATCTCCTTCTTGATCAAGCGGCTGCCCCTTACGTATCTTCCCAGCTCTCATAGTAATCCACTGCCCAGCACTGCGTCTCTTTGATCGGCTTCCTCCTTCGTCTACCATAGAACAGTCCACAACCAGCGCTGCTTTCTCCTTCGCACAGAACGCACCCGGTTTTGACTTCTTCAGAATGGCAGAATCGCAAGAAGAACATGTTTCAAGCAAGGGTCCTCCTCTATGCACATCACCTTGCCAAAATTCATTAATGGTGGTCGATATAGTTGAACCGTTAGTTTGTGTAGCCTCTAACGTTTCAGAAAATTTACCAGACGAACCAGAAAATTTAGCCGGTGATGTCGCAGGCCACGATCACAAGTCGAACAAGGTGAGCAATTAGGATCCTCATATTCTGCCATGGATGTTTATTTCGagtgtaattttttaatttagtcaCAATGTAAATGAGTTCTTTAATTGTATGGTTATTGAAACATGCAAGTGTAATCAATGAGTTGAGATGCCAAGAAATTTAtgtttgttttatatttaatgGTATCATTACATGCATTGAGGATTAgatgaaattaattaattatttcatgtttatATGATTATATCCAAGAAGCATATTTTTCTACGTGTTTTTTTATATGAATGTTAGCtgtctaataaaaattaaatggcATCTTTATTTGCTAATCATCCTATCTGGGACTTATGTGCTTATATGGATGATGGGAtatcataatttaattttttggtaTGCTTATATGAATTCATTTTTATCTAAGGTGTGCGTATACTATCCCTACATGATGATCATGCaagtatataaaataaataaccaTAGGGTGATGCAGTGGCTAAATTTGTTTACTGAATTGAAGTGAATGATACTTGTATTTACAACATGCTAACCATGAAATGCTTATATGAGTGTTGTAATCAAGTAATGATATGGTTATATGCTCACTGcatattttttagttatatgCTCATATGCTTCCTGcatgttattttaatatttttcatgcTTATGGGATTATATGGTTATGTTTATCCTACATTTGCATAGATTAACCAATTATGAAGTTATTTGAGTGGTTTATAATGAATGGTGTGCTTATGTTCTTCCTGCATTTGAAGAAAAGAGTGTGTGTATGTAAATATACATGAAAATAGTTTTGTTTATGGAGTGAAAAAAGAAGCCACTAAAGGGTGATTAAAGCCCTTAAATAATAGCCAAAATGGAGTAAATAATTACTCATGATTTtcattgaattaaaaaaaatatttaatataaatatttattatttaaattatttaaaaaaaattaattaaactgtttaatctaataataatttaacaatataatttattccatacttttaagttttaaacatTGATTCTAACATTCTTCTTAGATTGATAACtacaaataataacaaaaaataataaattttaatgggGGAAGGGGggaaattatttaaataatacatgaaatgaaaaaataattctCTTAGCTGGATTTGTAGCTATTGATGTGTTTTCGGTGATTGTTTTAGAGATTTTATTAAAATGAgttttgataaggatcttcctCCTTTTGGTTACTTTGTTTGTTTTGGAATTTTAGGCCACACAGTTGTCGGATGTTACAGATGTTGAAAGTGAAGAGAATGAGCTTGGTGATGAGGTATTGTAGTCTAGCTTACTTTTGTGTAGTCATAATGTACATGTTTGATTTGATAACTAATGGTAATTAATATTTCTTTTggattaatataaaatacagtTACCAGATCATGGTAATCTACAAGAAGACGAGATACCAAGAGTTGGAATGCGGTTTGCTCAGTTACAGATGGCGCATGACTTTTATGTGACCTATGCAAAGAAAGCTGGATTTGCAACTAAGATAAGGACGACAACATTTGACAAGATCACAAAGGCTCCCATTAATCAAGCTATACACTGTAATCGCGACGGGATCCGTGAGTCTCGTGTTAAAGCACCAACGCGAAAGAATACGATTTCAGCTGCTGGGTGCAAGGCAAGGATATATGTAAAGTTTGATAAAGCCGTGCAAGACTGGGTTTTGTACAAGGTTGACTTGACGCACTCACACCCCTGTTCACCGAGAAAGGCAGTGCACTACCATGAGTATAGGCAGCTGACCATGCATGCGAAGTGCGTGATCGAGGATAATGATGAGGCTGGGATTCGTCCAAATAAGACATTCCTTGCTTTGTCAAATGAGGCTGGTGGCCCCTCTAACTTGGGATTCTCAGAGAAGGATGTAAGAAACTATATAACAGCAAGGCTCCGCAATAGCAACGTGAATGTCGATGTCAGGGAGATGATGAGCTACTTCATGAGAATGAAGGACATCAATCCGAACTTCTTTTACGCGGTGAAGTTGGATGAGGAGTGTAAATTTAAGAGTGCAGTATGGGTTGATGCAAGGTGTAGGGCGTCGTATGAGTACTATGGAGACGTCGTGTCAATTGATAGCACGTACAGAACAAATAGGTACGTAGTAGTTAACATAATCGGCCTTCATATCAAGTTCATTTGTGGTCCATTCAACAATCCAAGGCTCGGGTACTCTACATGCATGCAATGGACCATGCTTTAATCGGTGGAAGTACAAAACCTATAAAGAAATATCCTACATGTTAGGAAATAAACCTAAAGCCGTAGATATGTTTTAAATCTAAATAATTTATTGCCATTACCAACAACACAAACATGCACCCCCCACATGTTTCCCGGTTCTCGTCTTGGAATTTCCTTATTGCTTCTCGCAGCCAATGTAATATGTGATATGGCCAATGAAACCTCCTAGGGTTCGAGACATCCAATATTGGAGGGAGGTGCCACGGAGAAATAGTCTGTTGGCTTGTGGGGTTCAGAAACATCTTCAAAACAACCATGATGAAGTACCTTCTAAATGTCATCCTCTGTTGCTCAGTCTCTATTGGACAAGCAAATACAAAGTCCCGCAGTTGGGTTGTGATTTTCTTCTGAAATTGTCTCTTAATTGTTGGGGAATGAAGAAATCGAAAGTTATGAGTGGGTTTTTAGCCAATGGGTGAAGTGCATGGGAACTGCTCCAAAGAGTATCATAACCGATCAATGTCGATCCCTTTACCGTGCGATCAAAAATACTTTACCTGACACACGTCACCGGTGGTGCATCTGGCATATTATGAATAAGCTACCTTCCAAGCTTGGGGGTTACCGCCGGTACGGAGCTTTGTACGGTGACCTAAACGacattgtgtggaactctcggACGGAGGAGTCATTTGAAGATGACTGGACTGATTTTATAGATGAGTACAACTTACATAACAACACATGGCTGTCAGGTTTGTTACTTTACGATTACCTTTCACGCTTTAATTGCAATTGGTCGGCATTTGAATGTTTAGTTTATCAGTAATTCTGGATGACAATTAGTTGGATGTTCATTATAGCAAACATTTGGATGTTTAATATATCAGTGATTGTGGATGGTCATTTAACATGTGCAGTAATATGTTTCGTGTAAGCTTTCTATACTTAATTTGGgattatttatttcttgtagATTTGTATGATAACCGACGCATGTGGGTCCCAATATATTTCAAGGGTGAATTTGGGCATCAATGCGGAGTACGCAAAGGAGTGAGAGCATGCACGCATTCTACGGTGGATACTTATCCAGTAAAACTAGCTTAGTTCAATTTGTTCATGAATATGACAATGTGCTTGGAGTCAAGGAGCAGAGGGAACTGGAGGATGATGCTGCAGACTCGAGGGGGGTCATCCCTTGTGCAACGACCTCGCCTATGGAGAAACAGTTTCAACTAGAGTATACCACGAGCATTTTTAGGGATGTTCAGATGAGTTTGTGAAGAAGGCTAACTGCAGAGTTTCTGCAATTGATGAACAGGGTCCATTGGTCTGCGTGAAGGTGGAAGAGGAGAAACTAGTCAACGATACTATTCTATGCGTTCCGTACGATGTTCACTTTGGCCGTTCCACACAGGAGCTTCGTTGTGAGTGTAATCTCTTTGAGAGTTCAGGTGTGTTGTGCTGTCACTGCCTTGAAGTGTTCCATTCGTATAAAGTGTACAAAGTACCTTCTTGTTATGTTCTTCCTCGATGGAGCAAAAAGATAAAGCGCAAGCATACATATGTCAAAAGTAGCCATGATGTCAGTCGGTCGGATGAGAGTCATGTTGCATTCAGGGGACTGTGTGCACACTTCTACAATGTTGCCCAAGAGTTTGTAGGTGACGATGAAGAAACAGCATTGATGCATGTTGCTTTGGAAGAAACAAGGGCCAAATTGGCTGCGCACCGTGCCAAAAAGAGGTCCGAGAGCGTGGCAAAAATTCAGACCAATATTGGATCACAGAGTTCGAACGATGTCAGTGTTGATGACATCCAAGGCCCATCGAAGGTCACCACAAAGGGCAGGCCAAAGAGTAAGAGGCTCGGCTCTGCCCTTGAGAAGTCTATCAAGAATTCAAGACCgagaaaacaaaagaatttaCCCCCGGTATATCTTTGGCTTAATCTCAACTTTCATTGTTTATTTGGTATAGTACTATCGTAGAACATAACTATttgaactttttcttttttttttggcagGTGGTTCGTCCGCACACACTTCAAGATACAAACCATTGTGCTGTTTCTGGCCTGAATGGTCCCGAACAAGCAGGTGGTTTCCTGTCTTTGTTAAGCTCCTTTAACAAAAAGTGGGATTAGTTGGACGAGGTTGTGAGATTGTATATTTTTCCAACTCTGTATTTATAGGATTCATGTTAGTTTCAAGGTTCTAAGGCAGCTGTTGCAGAGGTCCATATGTTAGTATTTGCAAGAAACCTTTTTACATTAGTTAGAACAAAccattttactatttttatttcGTGTAGACTTAATGCATAATGCGTATATTTGGTGGTTATTCTGTAATATACCAGATAATTTAATAAAGTTGTACGTTAATTCTACATGCTTCCAGAAGACTATACTACTAATTTTTGGCTAACAATACTGCATtattaacttaaaaattttttttaatcaaagttTTTTCTTATAAACCcttaaaattaacaaatattCCAGAGGACTATACTACTAATTTTTGGCTAACAGTTGACCAATACATTAAATcttttaacaaataaataattatattttatatccaTTCTATGAACAGTAACTACATACGTTGAAAAAAAAACTGTTGAAAGCCTAATAAAattcaattagaataaaataaaatattatttaaatgaCTAATATTTAGGAAAAACAAAATTTCTTTAGATGAACTATATACTTTACTTGATAGCAGTAAATAATACGGAgcaaaaatattttactaaaataacaaataaataatagttatcaaactaactaaaataatttGTGTTTTAAGTGTCCAGTGCTTGATTTCATATATGATATACAtgttaaatataatataattttctcATAAAATAGATTAAAAGTGGATGTTCATTTCCATAGGTAATCTGATGTTCATTTTTCCTCTAAGCATGGATGGTTACCTGTTAGTACTTATCTATGTTACACTTGGTTGttatgttttgaattttatCTAGTTAAACTGGATGTTTAGTATAGTAAGGTATCGGATGTTCAGTTTAGCTATATTGGTGGATGATTAGTTGTCACCTATTTCAACATCCACAATTATGCCAACTGTACCAAACAGTCTTGATAAATCCTGGATTCTAATATAGAAAAAGATAGATAATTTCTAGGTAACATAACCAACAAATCATTGTAATGTAGAAAAACAAAAGATGTCCTCGAATCAAGTCTTTCTAATTTGACAAAATAAATCCCTAAGCATCTCAGCAGCAGGTAAACTCAAATAATGTGGTAGTGCATTTCATTGCAACTAATCCTAAGTAAGGAAGAAGTAGTGCATTTCATTGCAACTAATCCTAAGTAAGCAACTTCTTCCTGCCTTTGCGCATTGCCCCCTTCGGTAATCCCTCCGCACGTTCAATCAATGACCGTGTGCTAGGTGCAGTGTATGGTGAACTAacgttcttcttcttgttcCGTGGTGCATTGCGAAGAACGGGTTTAACCGTTTCACTCAATAATGAAACAAGCTGATGAACCAATTGTGTGGGGCCACAAATTATGTCTAGCATCAACTCCATCCGGTATGAACTGAGTGAATCCTGTGCATAGGTTTATCAGGCAACCAAGTTAAGAATCGTTACCGTGTTTTTTTTGTACAGCACGAATAATTAGAATTATGAAAGTGTTTATTTAACAAACCTCGTCCCATTCGTAAAGTTCACGATCTTCTTTCCAACTTTCAATGAACTTAATAACACACATGCCACAGTCAAAGCTACAGGAAAACAATATTACTTTttcaattattgaaagaaattttaaGAAGCCTCAGATTTGGGTTATATTTTCATCTCACTTGTTCGGTTGCTTTGGAACCCTAGCGTAGGAACGAGCTGGGCCGTACGGAGTCCGAACGAATCCAGGTATAGCAATGCTTGCCATATCCTCACACAGTCTCCCCTGAAAACCATGGAATGAACATAGTGGAACAACATCatattgaattaaataacatagctatattttgaataaaaaaagtACAGTTTCTTACCACATATGCATCGAGTTTATCCCGTGTGTCATCTTCTggtgcagaatgtaaattgtcGAGTATAACTATGCGCTTCGCATTCACCTCAAATGCATATACCCACCAATGGCCCCTCCAACAATAAGGAAATAACCACTACACCAAACAGTACAAAATGAGAAAAGGAAATCCCCAAAAAAACTTATTCATATCCAAACAGCATTCAATAACCAAACATGCTCGAATTATTTGACAACCTCATTCCAACAGCATAGTATGCTAAAGTCAATCAACCCAATACATCGAAAAATTGGACACAGTGACCCCCCGTTCCAGATTTAAACATGTAAGTTTTAGATGAATTAGCAAACCCGGGTTAGGGATTGGAAATAAATCGTGGGAAATTAATAAACTAGCCGCATAAACCAATACCGGGTTCAATGAGGATACAAACAGTTCAAAGCAAAACAGCAACTCACCCAATTTCTCTTTGCTGCCACTGTCTTGTCAAAGAACCTATTATCCTCACCAAAGCTTGGACTAAGACCAGCATAAATTGGTGTCACATCGTCATTAAATGAAGCAAGGTTATCATCTCGTGTGACGAATTCCTGCAAATTCACACACATAGTAAGAATCCCGATGAAATCTCTTCGAAACTGTAACCAGAAAAATGTAGTTACCAATATTCCAGGACACACGCAATAGAAGTCTCGCTTGAATCTAGATGAGTCAGTGTCGTTAAAAGAGTAGCACATCCATTGAATTACCTACACAATTTATTTAGCTAGTAAAAGCTGCACCCTAATATACAGATGGTGAATAAAAACTCATGATTAAGTTAATGTACTTACGCAGCTGTCGACCCAACTGCGGGGTTTCAAGGTCCATAAGTCCTTCCTTTGTAATACCATGTACTCTCGCCCTTCATACTTAGCTAAATTTTGATCTTTGTCCAAGGACGAGCTAACGATCCATGTTCTGATTTGTTCCTCCTTAGTCTCCcccaattttatatttttcaggGTTGGATGAATTGAATGTAATGGGGAAGGGGTAGGAGTCTTCTCAAACTGTGTTAAACCGAGTGAAAAGCTCGGTCTCCCTGGACTCGGTGTATGGTAGTTTGATTTGTTTGGCAAGAGCGTTTGCAGGGGCTGCATGATGATGGCATTTGTTTTGCGCCCCTGTTCAACACTATTGAATACTTGCTCAAATTCAGGACACTGAACGATCGAGATGTCGAACTCCCTACAAACGAATGCGACATGTAGTTAGCTAAAATTACAAGTTATGCCTAGCTAGACAGGTAATCACATGGCATGGGTATGAATTATAAAGAAGAGAAGCATACAGCAATGTAATCTAGAAACCACTAGCCGGTCAAAATCATAGTCACTGAGCTGGACAAGTGCTGTTGGCGGTGTGCGTGGAGATCCATTTTTTTGGTCAGTTTTTGCTTCCTGCGGACTATTATGATTGCCCTTGAAGACGGGATCTGCTTGTTTCACATCATGTGGTGGAGGCTGCCATTGGAATAACCGTATCCTTCTAGCAAGCGGCacgtcatcatcatcatcagaatCTGGCACTACCAATGGTGCAGCATTGCTTCCTGCTAAATTTTCTTTTCCAATTGCTTCTCTGCTGCCGCGTCTAGAAAGGCTTTTGCGGACAGGAACCTTTTTCCTCGTGCCTCTCTTGGATTCCTGTGGGGTAATCAATTGTATATCGTCACTTGCATATAAAATACTGAAACTCTTCATCATAGATATTGTCATTTGAATGCAGAAATAAACAAACACGATAATGACGCAGGTTATCCTGATAAACAACTACATGCAGATCACAGCATGTTGCACACCAGCCAATGAAGATTACGTAGGATGCATGAAAATATTAAGAAGGATGCATGAAGATATTAaaccaaaattaattagaaaTCATGAAGTGAACATCCAATTCAATTTATAACATGACCTATCATAAAGAAAGCATATCACCTTATCTGACTCCTTATATCTTGGGTGAGATGTAGTCTTGCATTGGATAGACGGAGATTGATCAGTGTCCTTGCAAGGCATCTTACACCCTGCTTTCTCATTAACTGCTTTAGTCGAAGACtgtttcttatattttttctctttcatttgATTGTTGACTAGACCACCCTGTGTGTTCAACATGAGACAACAAACAGatggaaaaaataattttaactttaaCGCGCTAAGAAAACTGAACAAACATATATTCGTTCATCAAAATTAACCATCTCAAGCAATAATATAGTGAACATCAATAACCATATTACAGTGAACATCCTCAATTACAGTCAACCAAATAGGCAGCCCCATAAAGCAAATGTTTCATACATAAGAAACCATCCAAATA from Arachis stenosperma cultivar V10309 chromosome 9, arast.V10309.gnm1.PFL2, whole genome shotgun sequence encodes the following:
- the LOC130950228 gene encoding protein FAR1-RELATED SEQUENCE 5-like, whose amino-acid sequence is MAESQEEHVSSKGPPLCTSPCQNSLMVVDIVEPLVCVASNVSENLPDEPENLAGDVAGHDHKSNKATQLSDVTDVESEENELGDELPDHGNLQEDEIPRVGMRFAQLQMAHDFYVTYAKKAGFATKIRTTTFDKITKAPINQAIHCNRDGIRESRVKAPTRKNTISAAGCKARIYVKFDKAVQDWVLYKVDLTHSHPCSPRKAVHYHEYRQLTMHAKCVIEDNDEAGIRPNKTFLALSNEAGGPSNLGFSEKDVRNYITARLRNSNVNVDVREMMSYFMRMKDINPNFFYAVKLDEECKFKSAVWVDARCRASYEYYGDVVSIDSTYRTNRYVVVNIIGLHIKFICGPFNNPRLGYSTCMQWTML